CTTGCAAGACACGCCGAGCGATATGCCCAAGCTCAATCGCCCTGTCGGTGGGTTGCATACCGTGCTGAACCCGTACAAATAAAGGGTCATTAAAGCTATCTCGCAGACGGTTCAAAATCCCGCTCATCGCAGGCTGGGTAATGGAAAGCCGTTGTGCCGAACGGCTGACATTGCATTCGTCTAGTAAGACCACAAAGGCTTTTAATAGGTTTAGGTCTAGGGTTCGGATATCGGTCATTTTTATATCCACTTATCACAATAATCAATTTGAAATAATAACACAAATTCCCTAGAATATCATCATCTTAAACACCGAGAAAACTCATGGCAAAATTCCGCAAAATCCTAACTCCTATCCATCTTAAAAATTTGGAACTCAAAAACCGCATTGTCATGCCCCCAATGTGCCAATATTCCGCCACAAACGGTGTATCAAATGACTGGCATTTGGTGCATTACACCAGCCGAGCGGTGGGCGGTGTGGGTCTGATTATTGTTGAGATGACCAACGTTGCCCCCAATGGTCGCATTACGCCTAGATGCTTGGGGCTATGGAACGATGAACAACAACAAGCATTTGCTAGACTTGTGGACAGCGTTCACGCACAAGGGGCAAAAATTGGCATTCAAATCGCCCACGCAGGACGTAAAGCCCAAGATGAGCCAAACGCCGTTGCACCGTCTGCCATTCACTATGGCGAGCTTGATTACGCTGGGCAAAACCTCATCACGCCAAAAGAGCTCACCACTGATGAAGTCAAAGAGTTGGTTGGGGCTTTTGCCAATTCAGTCAAAAGAGCGGTGGACGCAGGGTTTGACACGATTGAGATTCACGCCGCCCACGGTTATTTGATTCATCAATTCTACTCGCCCAAATCCAATCAGCGTACGGACGAATATGGTCAAGACAAAATGCTATTTGGCGAGCAGGTCATCAAATCTGCCCGTGCCGTCATGCCTGCCGATATGCCCCTAATCGTGCGAATTTCCGCCCAAGAATATGGCGAAAACGGTTTTGACAGCGATTATGGCGTACAAGTCGCCAAACGTTTCTCGGACGCAGGGGCGGACGTGTTTGACGTAAGCGGTGGTGGAGACGGCGTACTGTGTGCGGGCAAGCACCCTGAATTTTTTGCAGGCTATCAGGTGGAGCTGGCTCGTAAGGTTAAACACGCCACAGGCAAACCCGTGATTGCGGTGGGTATGCTTGATAATCCTGCCGTGGCTGACCATGTGCTTGGCGTGGGCGATGCCGACCTTGTGGCGGTGGGGCGTGGGCTACTTAGAGACCCATATTGGGTACTAAACGCCCAATATCAGCAAAACGGCTCGGACAGCGATGAGATGCAGTTTGTGCCAAGACAATATGAACGTGGGTTTGTGTAACTTATGATAAGAACACCGTTTATCGTGATGATAAGTGGTGTTTTTTTATAAAGATACTTCAAGATAAAAGTATTGCCCAATCAATCTAACTATTTTCTATATCAATAAGTTGATTGTTTTTTAATTTTAGAATACTATTATCTACTTTCACCAATAACCGCTTACCGCCTTTTGCTGTATCTTCTTCCATAAACTCCCATTTTGGATAGATGTCTTGAATAATTTTTGTCCAAGGAGTGTGTTTACCCACAAAATTACTTTCACTTCTTAACCCATTTAAAATATTAGGATTGATTTTTTGCATTTCTTGTATTAAAACAGACCAAATAATCCAACCGTCTTGGCGTTTATGCATTTGATAAATATCATCAAAATGCAAGTAGGCTATCAATCTATAATAATTTTGCCCATAATCTCTTAACATAGAAATCTGCCAATCTATTGCTTTAATAATATGTTCCTTTAATGCTTCTGAGCAGGGAATTAAGTGCTTGTCCTTAAACTCTTTGGCTCGCAGATAAAAATCTTTAAGACAATCCAGCAATTCATCATCTTGACTTGCGATGCTCTCAAAATGGTGAACGAATTGATTTCTATCAAAAACAATTTGTTTGAAATCTTTTTCAAATTCTGCCATATTAAAAAATGCAATTAAAGGTATATCATAAGATAGTGCAATTTGAATGCCATCAACATCTTGATTGTCTTTGTTTTTACTGCTCTCCTTGTCAGTTTGCTCCAACTGTGTTAGCAAACCGCCTAATGTTACTTTCTCCAAATTTGCCCTATTTGACCAAACATCAAGTACTGGTTGAGTAAAATCTTGGCTTTGTGTATTTTTTAATGATGTTGTTTGAATAGTTTGGCTAGAAGTTAAGATTAAGCGTTTCATTATTTGCTCAATTTCTTGGTATAGGCGTAAGTTCAATCCCATTTGAAAAGTGATTTCATCTTGAATATTTGAGTTAAATAAATTCATTTTAATCATTCAATATTTTGATTTGTAAAATAACAATTATTTTACAAATTATTTACCAGAAATCAAGTTCCAAAGCATATCAAATACCAAAAAAATTATATATCACCCCCACTTATATCTACCTATCAAAACTATCAATTATCCATAATAAATAAAATCTTTTATAATATGCCCGAATTTTCAAAATCCTTAATTTTGGAGCGATTTATGACCATTTTTAGCAAAGATGACCTAATTAAAGCCTTTCATTACCGTGCGTCCACTCGCTCGTATGACGGCAGTCGCAAAATCCCTGCGGACGATTTTAACTATATTTTGGAATTGGGTCGCTTGTCCCCAAGCTCGGTAGGCTCTGAGCCTTGGCAATTTTTGGTATTGCAAAATGCCGACTTACGCCAAAAATTAAAGCCCTACTGCTGGGGCATTCCGACCATGGAAACGTCCAGCCACATTGTTGCCATTTTAGCCAAGAAAAACGCCCGTTATGACACGCCTTATTTTGGCGAGATTATGGACAGACGTGGCTTAGCAGGCGATGACCGCAACAAAGCGTTAGAAGTGTACAAAAAATTCCAAGAGCAAGACATCGCCATTTTGGACACTGAACGCAGTCTATACGACTGGGCGAGCAAGCAAACCTACATCGCCCTTGCCAATATGATGACAGGTGCTGCCATGATTGGCGTGGACTCTTGCCCGATTGAAGGCTTTGCTTATAAAGAAGTGAACCAAATCTTGGCAGATGAAGGCTTGTTTGACCCGAACGAATGGGCAGTGTCGGTAATGTGTACCTTTGGTTATCGTGATAAAGAAATTAAACCAAAAGCACGCAAAACTTTTGAGCAAGTTGTCAAATTTGTAGAATAATCCTTAAACCACCGCTTGTATGGGCGGTGGTTTTATTTTGGAGAGTATATATGAAATCAAAAATTTTTGCCGTAGCACTAACTGGCATGATGAGCGTATCGGCATGGGCGGATGGCACGCACGCCAACACCGTCAAGACCATACCACTAAGCCAAAACGTCCATGTCATAGAAGGTCAAGGCGGTAACATTGCCGTGATTGAAGACAAAAGCGGTTTGACGGTGGTGGACACCCAATTTGCCAATATCTATCCCGACATCAAAAACGCCATTGGCAACATCAGCCCCAAGCCCGTTCGCTACATCATCAACACACACGGGCATAATGACCACACCAATGGCAATGCGTCTTTTGTGGCGGACTATCAGCCGACCATTATCGCTCATCACAACACCACCGAGCTGATGACGGCATATAATCAAACCAGCAAAACGCCAAATACCCTGCCACATCTGACCTTTGAAAAATCGCTAAATCTAACAGGCGATGAACCCATGCATTTGATGTATTTTGCCAATGCTCACACCAATGGCGATATTATTGTGCATTTGCCAAAATCTAACATCATTCATGTTGGCGATATTTTGTTTTTTGGGCGTTTTCCGTTTATTGATGTCAAAAATGGCGGAACGATTGACGGTATGATTCAGGGGTTAAATGGTGTTCTCGCCCTTGCTGATGACAATACCAAAATCATCGCAGGACACGGCAATGTCGCCACCAAAGCCGAAGTGGAGCGACACACCGCCATGCTCACCACCATTAAAGAGCGTGTTGCTAGGCTCAAAGGCGAAGGCAAAACCCTTGCCCAAATCCAAGCCACTCGCCCCGCCAAAGAATGGGAGAGTAGCCATGATTGGGACTTTATCAATCATACCAAATTGGTAGAGAGTGTTTATCAAAGTTTGAAATAATGGCTTAAAAACACCGTTTTTTTGATGATAAAAACGGTGTTTTTTATTTGAATCAATTATTTTTAGGCAGCCTGAAAAGTATTTTTAAATGATTTATTTTAAAGAGGAGAATAATAATTTCCCCCCCCCAATCCATTTCATCTTATTTTTATATGATTGTTGATTTAAAATGACTTTTATCATTGGATTATTGGCAGGTGTGTGCATTGCCTGTCAGCCGTCAATGCCCGACTGCGTTGGCATTTGGGCTTTGCGTTTTTGACTTCGTTTGTTTCATTTTTGGTGGGGCTGATTTTTCTTGTGGGCTTATCGCTTGGGTTTGGCAGTCCGCTTTGGTTTGATAAGGTGACTTTGTCGGCTGTGCCTTGGTGGGCATGGCTTGGCGGTGTGCTTGGGACGGTGGGGCTGACCGCCAATGTGCTGATTTCCCCCAAATTGGGTGGTGTGCAAACGGCGGTAATGCCGATTTTGGGGCAGGTGCTGATGGGACTTTTGATTGACAGTTTTGGCTTGCTTCGTTCGGTGCAAATCCCTTTTTGGGCAGCCAAATTGTGGGGGTTTTGCTGGTTTTGGCAGGCGTATTTGTGGCGATTGTCCTGCCCCAACGCGGGCAACTTGCCAAAACGGACGATAAGGCGTGGCTTTGGCGGGGCGGTGGCGTGCTTGGGACGTTGTTTATTTTGTCTGGGGTGTATCTTGTGCCAAAAATTGGGACAGGACAGGTGGTAATGCTTGTGCTGTCTGGCTTGATTTGTGGCAGTTTGTTGGTGGATAAATTTGGCTTATTTGGCGTGGCAAAAAAGGCGGTATTGCCTGTGCAAATCTTGGGAGTGGTGTTATTGCTCGTGGGCGTGGGGTGTATTCGTTTGGTGTGAGTTTTAATGTTTTTGAATGGGAGAAAACCCGTTTTGATGAAAGTGGTATTTTTACCACTTTTAAAGCATTTAAAATGTATTTTTGTGTAGATAAATGTTATAATAAAAAATAACTATTTATTTAAAAATTTATTAAAATAAATAAGTTATATGTAAAATTTTATAATTTAAAATAGGAATTTCAGATGAGCTTTAATCCGTCTTATTTATTCACGCCAAATAGCTCGGAAATTACACCGCCTATTGAAACCAATGCAAATTTACTACCTATTGAACAATTAAGATGGGAGGATTTTGAGAAGCTTTGCTTAAGATTAGCACAGGCGATACATGGAAAAAATAACTGTGAAATTTATGGTGTAGCTGGTCAAAAACAAGATGGCATTGATATTTTTGCCTACAAAAATTCAAAATACTCATCATACCAATGCAAAAGATATAAAGCTGTATCCAAAAATGATTTAAAGACAGCTGTTGAAACTTTTAGGTCGGGAAAGTGGCATCAAGAAAGTAATGAATTTATTTTCTGTACTACTTTTGAACTTAATAAAACCCAACTTCAGGATAAATTCAATGAATTAAGAGAAGGATTAAAATCTGAAGGTATTGATTTTATCAAATGGGATAAAATTCAAATTTCTGCAATATTAAAGGACTATCCACAAATTGTATATGATTTCTTTGGTAAAGCGTGGGTAAAAGCCTTTAATGGAGAAGAAGCTTTTAAAAATATTACAGAACGAAGAAAATTGGATTCATTACAAGTTATTGAATACAGAAAAAAATTACTCAATGTGTATTCAGCAACTTTTCAAGCAAATGACATCGGTATTCCTGCTAGCCATTTTGATAATTACTTGGCAAAAATTCAAGATAGATTTATTTTGCCAGATTTTATTGAAAAACAGATTATCGACAATCATCAACAAGTTCAAGATGAAAAACAACAAGAGTTTAGACCTGACTTTCTTGACGGTGAAGAGATTTATAGCTATCAGGACACTCAACAACTCCGTAAAAATAAATACAATCATTCTGTTATTTTTCGTGAAAATGAAGTTAGATTAAATCCTGACAATTGTTTATCCAAAAACAATAAAGTAATGATTTTGGGAGAGCCTGGCTCTGGAAAAAGTACTTTGTTACGCTATTTGGTTTTGGATTTATTATCAGATGAACCTAAACTAATTAATACAACTAAAGAATGGGGAGATTTACTGCCTGTTTGGTTGCCTTTTGCCTTTATAACAAAAAAGTTACATGAAAATGAAAACTTAAATTTGTCAGAGATTTTATTATTATGGCTAAAAAGCATCGGTCAAGAATTATTGTTTGAATTAATTAATGATGCTTTGCAAGATGAAAGATTGTTATTGGTGATAGATGGTATTGATGAATGGACAAATAGTGGATTGGCAAAAATCGCCATTTCAAGAATAGATATACAAACTTCATTAAATAATACTAAAGTTATTTATTCTAGCAGACCCTATGGTTATAGATTACAGAAAGAAGAATTTTATGGAATAAAAACTTACACTATTGGTGAATTTTCAGTTAAGCAACAGGAAAAATTTATCAGCTACTGGTATGAACAATGGATGGAGTGTAAGGGGTTAACTGAAATTAATTTTGTTAAAAATTCAACCCAGCAATTTTTACTAGAATTAGAACAATCAGCTGACTTGTTGCGTTTATCAACCAACCCTTTACTACTAAGTATTTTGATTTCTCATAGATTTGGGCAGATTACTCTACCTAGAAATAAAGTTAAACTTTTGGATAATATTACTGAACATTTGATTGAAAAACACCCGATTAAAAGAAGAACGTCTGCCAATATTTCTGATGAAAGCGAATATGAATTTAATCTTTTTGATATTTTTAGTGTATTAGCTAAAGATATTCACGAAAATCATCATGATGGTATTATATTAAAAGAAGATGCTTGTACTATTATTGGTAAATACTTAATTGAAGAATTAGATTATGAAAATGCCAAAGCCAAGAAAGTCAGTAAAAATATTTTAGATATCGGTGCAAATAATATTGGTATTATTATTGAAAAATCACCCGATGAAGTTGCATTCCTTCATCGTCAATTTCAGGAGTTTATGACGGCAAAATACTTAATAAATTCTGATGAGGATATTATTCAAAATACATTAGAGAATTATGGGGAAAATCCTCAGTGGAGTCAGGTTATTTATTTTTTCTTTGGGTTGATTCCTGATAGAAATAGAAAAAAATTTATTAATTGCATTAATATCATAGGTAATGAAAGTAAAGTCAATCATTATACCAAATTTCTCAAGTATACATTAGCACTAATATTGAACAATGCCCCTATTGATAAATCGCAAATAGACCTCAATAATTTAATTTCAGAATTTGAATATGAAACACATCCAAAGAGAAAAGAAGTTCTATGGAATATATTATTAAAATCTCTATATAATCCTAAAATAAATGAAAAAGTACTTGATTACTTATTTAAGTATTTTCCAAATATTTATGCTTATAATGACAAGCGTCTAGAAGCTCTAATGTATTTATCCAAAGAAAATCTTACAGATACAATTAGACATTTTATCGTTACATCACTTATTAATGGCAATATTTACCAAAAACTTCAAGCATCAAAGGTGATACAAAAATTTATTGATGATGAGTGGATTTTTGAAAAAATTAATCATATTTTATCTGAATGTTATAATCCTGAAATTATTGCTTATTTAATTAATACATTAATTTCCGAAAAGGTAGAATCATCATTTCAAACAGAAATATTTGCTAAATATGTTTTATCAGAACATCCTAAAATTTATTTATTTGCAACCAAACTAAAAGTTTATCTCAATATGCAAACCAATCAAGATTTGGATGGGCTTGTTAATAAGATTGAGGGTATAAGTTATACACTTGATGATGAAATTGAACAGTTATTCATTGATGGTTGGGGAAATTCAAATGAATTATTTAAATATTTGATGAATAATCTAAATATGCATGTATCAGATGCAAAAATTAAGCACGAGATGATTTGGTCTATATTATTTAAATGTTACAACAGTAAGGATGAAGTTGTTGATAAAGTTATTAATGTACTTAAATCTCAAGATTATCGATTTTTGCATCTACACGGAGTACAGGTATGGCAGAAATTTTCGGAAGGATTTAGGGGTAACAAAAAGTTAATTCCTGTAATAGAAGAGTGGTTACAAAAAGATGATAATAAGCATAGAGATATTGAAACTGCTTATGCTTGTTTGATTGGAAGAACTGAGAATAATAAAGAATACTTGTTTGAGCAATTATTGGATAAATCAGGGTTTCCACATTGGCAACTTAGGGCTCTTACTTCTGGCTGGTCTGATGATAGAATCGTAATAAATAGATTAAAAGATTATTTTCGTAGTGATAATAATCGAAAAGGATTTGCATCTGGTTATATTAGCAAGGTCTTTTCAGATGAGCCTAAAGAAGGTATTAAAATTGCAGAAGAAATTTTGTTTAATAAAGACATGAAGGCTAGAAATAGAGCTTTATCACCTTTGATAGAATTGGATAAAAATTATTTTGAAATTAATTTACTTGATAGATTTTTGGAGCAAGAATTACCATTGCTTGATAAAAATTGGGGTGATTTTTATGAATCTATATATCTTTTGATACAGTACTTTCCAGAAAACCAAAGGGTAAAATCATTGGCAATACAAGAATTGGCACATTCTCCTGCGGCGGTTGTGCAATTTTTACCAGAATTAATGAATGAATTTGAACAAAGTTTAACAACCTCATTACCTATGGAAGAGAGTTTTAGGGTACATTTGGTTCAAGAGTTGCAACATAAATACTTTAGTGGCAACACTAAAGTCATTGAGCAGTTGAGTCATTTTTTGGATGAAAAAGACTCTGTGATTCAAATGGCTTCGGCGATTGCTTATTTTGAACATATGAAAGATAAAAATCCAGATGTTGTATTAGAAAGAAGTAATGAGCTTGTATTTGCTGTTGGTGATTGTTACGAGTCACAAAGACAGATTGCGTTTATTGGCTATTTAAAAATCAATCAACTAAATGAATACTTTTTGCTTGAAAACCCAGAAAAGTATTATGCTGATAAATCACGAGAGGAAAGACTTGCTAATCCTTATTTTCGACTTTTTGATAGTTATAGAACAAATGGCAACTTAGCTAATCAAATTTTGGTTGATAATTTTGATGTTATTTATAAAGCAACTAATGGAGATTTAAGCAAAATATCTCAATTTGGAAAAGATGAATTTAGTCAAGAGAATTGGGGATTTATTGCTAAAATTTCAAACAAAGACTCTCCAACCGTGCCTTATATCATGGATTATATGAATAATTTAGAAACTATCCATGATGGTAATTTGATGAATTTTTTAATCAAAAATACAACAGACAAAAATCAATTAAAAAAGATATTAATTGAATATGTTGATAGCAAAAATTCAGCAATTGCCATAACTTGCGGAAAGCTACTTGGTGATTTATTTAGTGATGATAAAGATATTTATCATCTCGTTAGCAATATAGAAGATGTATATCAACATGAAGGACGGCTTATGGCTCTATGTCAGGGCTGGGCTAATGATAAAAAGTTATTAGATATTTTTGATGAATTGGTTAAAAACCAACCAAGATTAAGTGAAAGTCTTGCATTTAATTTAATAATGATATGCGGAAAACCAGAAAATATTTTAGATTTTTTGGCTGATGTGTTGGGTAACTATCACGAGTTTGATTATTATCATAGATTTTTATACACTCCATTAATTAAGAGATTAAAAAATGATGATGAGTTGAGAAGATTAATCAAAACAACTTTGTTAAATACCCAATCTATTTCTGAAAAAATATCATTCTACGCATTGCTTGATGAAATAGGTGCTATTGACCAAGAGATTATTGACTGGAAGAATGCAATGATAAGTAATGTTGATTTGAATCAATTTGGTTATGATATTACTAAAAATAAGTTAGTATCCTTAGATGAAGTACTCATTGATTTGAATTATGAATCATTAACTTGTATCTAAAAATTTAAAACTCAAATGCGGCAAATAATATCGCCTAGAAATGGGCGGTATTTTACCATTAAACCCACTTATCACTCCAACTAATACCCACCTATCACAATTATCAATTAGCCAAAATATCTATAACGCCTTATAATATTTGCCATTTTTACAATTAGGTATCCTTTATGAACACCATTAAATCCCGTGCGGCGGTGGCATTTGCCCCCAACGAGCCCTTAAAAATCGTAGAAATTGACGTAGAACGCCCCAAAAAAGGCGAAGTTTTGGTCAAAATCACCCACACAGGCGTGTGCCACACAGACGCATTCACGCTGTCTGGGGCAGACCCCGAAGGGCTGTTCCCTGTCGTGCTCGGACACGAAGGGGCGGGCGTGGTGGTGGAAGTGGGCGAAGGCGTAGAGAGCGTTGCAGTGGGCGACCACGTCATTCCGCTTTATACGGCAGAATGTGGCGAATGTGAGTTTTGTCAGTCCAACAAAACCAATCTGTGCGTTGCCGTGCGAGCCACGCAGGGCAAAGGCGTGATGCCAGACGGCACAAGCCGTTTTTCATACGAAGGCAAGCCGATTTATCACTACATGGGCTGTTCCACGTTCAGCGAATACACGGTGGTTGCCGATGTGTCGCTTGCCAAAATCAGCCCCGATGCCAACCCCCAAGAAGTGTGCTTGCTCGGGTGCGGGGTAACGACAGGCATCGGTGCGGTACACAACACTGCCAAAGTGCAGGCAGGCGACTCTGTGGCGGTGTTTGGCTTGGGCGGTATCGGTTTGGCGGTGATTCAAGGGGCAAAACAAGCGAACGCTGGGCGAATTTTTGCCATTGACACCAACCCTGAAAAATTCGCTTTGGCAAAAGAGTTCGGGGCAACCGATTGCCTAAACCCCAAAGATTTTGACAAGCCAATCCAAGAAGTGCTGATTGAAATGACCAAATGGGGTATTGACCACACCTTTGAATGTATTGGTAATGTGGAAGTCATGCGGTCGGCGTTGGAGTCGGCTCATCGTGGCTGGGGGCAGTCGGTGATTATTGGTGTGGCAGGGGCAGGACAGGAAATTGCTACTCGTCCGTTCCAACTCGTTACGGGCAGAACATGGAAAGGCACGGCATTTGGCGGTG
This Moraxella sp. K1664 DNA region includes the following protein-coding sequences:
- a CDS encoding NACHT domain-containing protein; protein product: MSFNPSYLFTPNSSEITPPIETNANLLPIEQLRWEDFEKLCLRLAQAIHGKNNCEIYGVAGQKQDGIDIFAYKNSKYSSYQCKRYKAVSKNDLKTAVETFRSGKWHQESNEFIFCTTFELNKTQLQDKFNELREGLKSEGIDFIKWDKIQISAILKDYPQIVYDFFGKAWVKAFNGEEAFKNITERRKLDSLQVIEYRKKLLNVYSATFQANDIGIPASHFDNYLAKIQDRFILPDFIEKQIIDNHQQVQDEKQQEFRPDFLDGEEIYSYQDTQQLRKNKYNHSVIFRENEVRLNPDNCLSKNNKVMILGEPGSGKSTLLRYLVLDLLSDEPKLINTTKEWGDLLPVWLPFAFITKKLHENENLNLSEILLLWLKSIGQELLFELINDALQDERLLLVIDGIDEWTNSGLAKIAISRIDIQTSLNNTKVIYSSRPYGYRLQKEEFYGIKTYTIGEFSVKQQEKFISYWYEQWMECKGLTEINFVKNSTQQFLLELEQSADLLRLSTNPLLLSILISHRFGQITLPRNKVKLLDNITEHLIEKHPIKRRTSANISDESEYEFNLFDIFSVLAKDIHENHHDGIILKEDACTIIGKYLIEELDYENAKAKKVSKNILDIGANNIGIIIEKSPDEVAFLHRQFQEFMTAKYLINSDEDIIQNTLENYGENPQWSQVIYFFFGLIPDRNRKKFINCINIIGNESKVNHYTKFLKYTLALILNNAPIDKSQIDLNNLISEFEYETHPKRKEVLWNILLKSLYNPKINEKVLDYLFKYFPNIYAYNDKRLEALMYLSKENLTDTIRHFIVTSLINGNIYQKLQASKVIQKFIDDEWIFEKINHILSECYNPEIIAYLINTLISEKVESSFQTEIFAKYVLSEHPKIYLFATKLKVYLNMQTNQDLDGLVNKIEGISYTLDDEIEQLFIDGWGNSNELFKYLMNNLNMHVSDAKIKHEMIWSILFKCYNSKDEVVDKVINVLKSQDYRFLHLHGVQVWQKFSEGFRGNKKLIPVIEEWLQKDDNKHRDIETAYACLIGRTENNKEYLFEQLLDKSGFPHWQLRALTSGWSDDRIVINRLKDYFRSDNNRKGFASGYISKVFSDEPKEGIKIAEEILFNKDMKARNRALSPLIELDKNYFEINLLDRFLEQELPLLDKNWGDFYESIYLLIQYFPENQRVKSLAIQELAHSPAAVVQFLPELMNEFEQSLTTSLPMEESFRVHLVQELQHKYFSGNTKVIEQLSHFLDEKDSVIQMASAIAYFEHMKDKNPDVVLERSNELVFAVGDCYESQRQIAFIGYLKINQLNEYFLLENPEKYYADKSREERLANPYFRLFDSYRTNGNLANQILVDNFDVIYKATNGDLSKISQFGKDEFSQENWGFIAKISNKDSPTVPYIMDYMNNLETIHDGNLMNFLIKNTTDKNQLKKILIEYVDSKNSAIAITCGKLLGDLFSDDKDIYHLVSNIEDVYQHEGRLMALCQGWANDKKLLDIFDELVKNQPRLSESLAFNLIMICGKPENILDFLADVLGNYHEFDYYHRFLYTPLIKRLKNDDELRRLIKTTLLNTQSISEKISFYALLDEIGAIDQEIIDWKNAMISNVDLNQFGYDITKNKLVSLDEVLIDLNYESLTCI
- a CDS encoding S-(hydroxymethyl)glutathione dehydrogenase/class III alcohol dehydrogenase codes for the protein MKSRAAVAFAPNEPLKIVEIDVERPKKGEVLVKITHTGVCHTDAFTLSGADPEGLFPVVLGHEGAGVVVEVGEGVESVAVGDHVIPLYTAECGECEFCQSNKTNLCVAVRATQGKGVMPDGTSRFSYEGKPIYHYMGCSTFSEYTVVADVSLAKISPDANPQEVCLLGCGVTTGIGAVHNTAKVQAGDSVAVFGLGGIGLAVIQGAKQANAGRIFAIDTNPEKFALAKEFGATDCLNPKDFDKPIQEVLIEMTKWGIDHTFECIGNVEVMRSALESAHRGWGQSVIIGVAGAGQEIATRPFQLVTGRTWKGTAFGGVKGRTQLPKMVEDAMSGKIRLSPFVTHTMPLDQINDAFDLMHEGKSIRSVVHYS
- a CDS encoding NADH:flavin oxidoreductase/NADH oxidase; translation: MAKFRKILTPIHLKNLELKNRIVMPPMCQYSATNGVSNDWHLVHYTSRAVGGVGLIIVEMTNVAPNGRITPRCLGLWNDEQQQAFARLVDSVHAQGAKIGIQIAHAGRKAQDEPNAVAPSAIHYGELDYAGQNLITPKELTTDEVKELVGAFANSVKRAVDAGFDTIEIHAAHGYLIHQFYSPKSNQRTDEYGQDKMLFGEQVIKSARAVMPADMPLIVRISAQEYGENGFDSDYGVQVAKRFSDAGADVFDVSGGGDGVLCAGKHPEFFAGYQVELARKVKHATGKPVIAVGMLDNPAVADHVLGVGDADLVAVGRGLLRDPYWVLNAQYQQNGSDSDEMQFVPRQYERGFV
- a CDS encoding DMT family transporter, coding for MGVLLVLAGVFVAIVLPQRGQLAKTDDKAWLWRGGGVLGTLFILSGVYLVPKIGTGQVVMLVLSGLICGSLLVDKFGLFGVAKKAVLPVQILGVVLLLVGVGCIRLV
- a CDS encoding NAD(P)H-dependent oxidoreductase, which produces MTIFSKDDLIKAFHYRASTRSYDGSRKIPADDFNYILELGRLSPSSVGSEPWQFLVLQNADLRQKLKPYCWGIPTMETSSHIVAILAKKNARYDTPYFGEIMDRRGLAGDDRNKALEVYKKFQEQDIAILDTERSLYDWASKQTYIALANMMTGAAMIGVDSCPIEGFAYKEVNQILADEGLFDPNEWAVSVMCTFGYRDKEIKPKARKTFEQVVKFVE
- a CDS encoding MBL fold metallo-hydrolase; translation: MKSKIFAVALTGMMSVSAWADGTHANTVKTIPLSQNVHVIEGQGGNIAVIEDKSGLTVVDTQFANIYPDIKNAIGNISPKPVRYIINTHGHNDHTNGNASFVADYQPTIIAHHNTTELMTAYNQTSKTPNTLPHLTFEKSLNLTGDEPMHLMYFANAHTNGDIIVHLPKSNIIHVGDILFFGRFPFIDVKNGGTIDGMIQGLNGVLALADDNTKIIAGHGNVATKAEVERHTAMLTTIKERVARLKGEGKTLAQIQATRPAKEWESSHDWDFINHTKLVESVYQSLK